The genomic window GCAGGTCGTCGTTACGCCAGCTTTCCACAGTCAGCGTGACGTCGGCGGCATGGACGAGACCTGCCGATGTCAGCAGGCTTGTGGCAAGCAGGAAGCTTTTCAGAGCAGTGTTTTTCATTTCCCTCTCCTGTTTTCAGGCGCCGGAAGGCGCCGTTTTCGATCTGAAACAAGCGGTTGGTGTGCTTGAGGAAACACCCAACGCCCCTTGAGGGCCGCCAGCGACTGCCGGCCCCGAAAGCTCGACGGACGCAAAGGCGGAATCGCCTGCGGCCGGACTGCGCGCCTTCCCGGTGGCCTGCACCGGGCGTGGCGAAATGACTGGGAAAGCCGATGGATGCCTGAACTCAACCACTGGCCACGCGGGCCTGCGGGTGTTCTTGCAATCATCCTCGAAGCGGTTCCGGCTTGGCTTTGCTGCCGGTTTTCTTGGGCTTCGGAACGCTGTTCCCTTTGATCGAATTAAGGCCAAAAAAATACCAATTGTCCAGCCGAATTTAACTTTTTCGCCGCCAAAAATTCATTTAAAAATTTTATCTAATGAAATCAATGGAATAAAAAGGTGGATTTTCATCGCCATTCCCACTTGGTAAATGGTATTTTTTTGGTATTGTAATAAAACCATGTGGCAACGGCGCATTTCGGAGGCGCGATGACGGAGCTTGCAATCGGCATAGACGGCGGCGGAACGAGCTGCCGGGCCGCGGTGGCGGACAGGAACGGCAAGGTCATCGGCCGCGGCAAGGCGGGCCCCGCCAACATCCTGTCGGATCTCGAAAACTCTCTTCTCAACATCGTCGAATCCGCTCGCGAGGCGCTGCGCGATGCCGGGCTCGAGGCTGATGCCGTTTCTTCCGCTGTGTCGGTCGTGGGCGTCGCCGGCGCCAATGTCACGGATTACGGACGGCGAATCGAAAGAGCCCTGCCCTTTGCCGCAGGCCGCGTCGTCACCGATGCGCTCATTTCCCTGCAGGGGGCGCTTGGTGATGCCGACGGGATCGTCGGCGCTTTCGGCACCGGTTCGGTCTATAATGCGCGCAGGGATGGCCGGCTGAAGGGCATCGGCGGATGGGGCTTCGTCGTCGGCGATCAGGCGAGCGGCGCCCGTCTTGGCCGCGACCTCATGGAACGCGCGCTGCTCGCTTATGACGGGGTGCGTTTGGGATCGCCGATCACCGAAGCGGTCATGGCTGAATATGGCAACGATCCCGAGCGCATCGCCGAATTCGCGCATTCGGCGCGGCCGAATGATTTCGCCCGCTACGCGCCGATGGTTTTCAAGCATGCCGGCGAAGGCGATGCCGTCGCCGCGGGCATCGTCAGGGATGCCACAACAGCGATCGGCGAGAGCCTCGACGCGCTCCTCTGGCCCGAATGCCCGTCGATCTGCCTCCTCGGCGGCCTCGCCCAGGCCTATGAGCCGTGGCTTTCCGATTGTTACAGGGCGCTGCTTGCCAAACCGAAGAATGATGCCTTGCACGGCGCGGTGGAACTTGCGATCAAGCTCCTGAACGATCAGCAGAGAGGTGCAGCATGAGCGACGACCTCGCCACCATCCTGTCCCTGGAGCGACTGCAGGCGGCCGGCACCGGCCCGCTCTATGTCAAACTGCGCCGCACGCTCGAAGAAGCCGTGCGGACCGGCACGCTCGGCCATGGCGATGCGCTGCCGCCGGAGCGCGACATCGCCGAATTTGCCGCCGTCAGCCGCGTCACCGTGCGCAAGGCGATCGATGAACTCGTCGCCGACGGCCTGCTGGTGCGCCGCCACGGCTCGGGCACCTTCGTCGCCAAGCCGGTCTCCAAGGTCGAGCAGCGCCTGTCGCAGCTCACCTCCTTCACCGAGGACATGGCGCGGCGCGGCATGTCCTCACGCTCCGAATGGCTGCATAAGGGCATCCACACCCCCTCGCCCGACGAGATGATGATCCTCGGCCTCGCCGCCGACGTGAAGGTTTCGCGTCTCTCCCGCCTGCGCATCGCCGACGACCAGCCGCTGGCGATCGAAAATGCCAGCGTCTCCGGCGAATTCCTGCCGGACCCCTCGGCCGTCACCAATTCGCTCTATGCCGAACTCGAACGCCGCCAGGTCCGCCCGGTACGGGCCGTTCAGCGCATCTCGGCAACCAATATGAAGGAAGCCGACGCGCAGCTTCTCGGCGTGTCCGTGGGTGCGGCCGGCCTGTCGATCGAGCGCATCTCCTATCTCGGCTCCGGCCGCGCCGTGGAATTCACCCGCTCGCTCTATCGCGGCGATGCTTATGATTTTGTTGCGGAGCTGACGATCGGGGCGACGTGAGCCCTACCAGAAGCGAGCAATCCAGTGCTGATTTCCGGCGAGTTCATCGAAGATCGCATCGGCGGAAATGATCGGTATCCCATTCTGCATGGCGGTAGCGGCAAGAAACCGATCGAACGGATCGCGATGCGCCCAATCCATCATCGCCGCGCTCAGACAGATTTCCGGTGTTAGTGCCGCGGCAACCCCGCCCTGATCTTGCAGCAGTTCCGACAATCGGCCGATGAAAGGCTCCATCTCCGGCCATTTGCCGAGACGCACTTTCTGTCCGATTTCAAACAGGGATATAGGGCTGACGAGAATATTCTCCGCCTTTTCGATCAGAGCAACCGCCTTGCCCGAGAGCCGCTTATCGCCGGTCAGCGACCATGCCCAGGCATGGGTGTCGAGCAGAAGTGAATTCACTCGATCCCTTCCCATGCCGCAAGGTCGCCCTCATCCATGGGCTCGAAAAAGTCAGGCCCATTTCCAGCAACCTGCCCCTTGAGCAGGCCGATCTTGAAGGAAGATTGCACAATCGGAATGATCTTCACGACAGGCTTGCGCCCCTTGGCGATCACCACTTCCTCACCGGAAAGGGCGGCGTCGATCAATTTCGACAGGTTGGTCTTTGCGGCATGAATGGTAACCTGCATAGCTGCCCTCATTAGCTAACTTGGCTAACCATACCATCTCGCCATGAATTCCGCTATCGAATTCGAAAAGCCGGAACACGGACGATTATTGAACCATATCAAAATCATAAAGCCGGAAAGTGAATCACTTCCCGGCTTCATCGTCTCTTGATTCTTTGCATTAAGAACGGGCGGGCGCGTCTCTACGCCGCGTCCTCAATCTCCTCGTCGGCCTTACGCGGCACATAGTTCAGCACCGGCCCAAGCCACCGCTCGACCTCGGAAATCTCCATGCCCTTGCGCTTGGCATAGTCCTCCACTTGGTCTCGCTCCACCTTGGCGACGCCGAAATAATAGGAGTCGGGGTGGCCGATATAGAGGCCGGATACGGACGAGCCGGGCCACATCGCGTAGCTCTCCGTGAGTTTGACGCCGGCCGCCTTTTCCGCATCGAGCAGCTTGAAGAGCGTTGCCTTCTCGGTGTGGTCCGGCTGGGCGGGATAACCCGGCGCCGGCCGGATGCCGGCATAGGCTTCGGTGATGAGCTCCTCGTTGCTAAGCGTCTCGTCCTTGGCATAGCCCCAATGTTCGCGACGCACCTGCTCGTGCATGCGCTCGGCAAAAGCTTCGGCGAAGCGGTCGGCCAGCGCCTTGACGAGGATCGAGGAATAGTCGTCGTTCGACCGTTCGAAGCGCTCGGCGATGGCGATTTCCTCGATGCCTGATGTCACCACGAACCCGCCGACATAATCCTGCACACCGCTTGCAACAGGTGCGACGAAGTCCGAAAGCGCCACGTTCGCCCGACCGTCCCGCTTCGAGAGCTGCTGGCGCAACGTATAGAAGGTGGCAAGCTCCTGTTTCCGGCTCTCGTCGGTAAAGAGGCGGATATCGTCACCGACGGCACCGGCCGGCCAGAAGCCGATGACGGCGCGCGGACGGAACCACTTCTCGTCGATGATCTTTTTGAGCATCGCCTGCGCATCGGCCCAGAGCGCACGCGCCGCCTCGCCCTGCTTCTCGTCTTCGAGAATTGCGGGGAAACGGCCGCGCAATTCCCAGGTCTGGAAGAAGGGCGTCCAGTCGATGTATCTGGCAAGCTCCGCCAGATCGTAATCCTCGAACACCCGCGTGCCGAAGAATTGCGGCTTGGTCGGCTGGTAGGCTGGCCAGTCGGTCTTGTGCGCATTCTCGCGAGCGCGGGCCAGCGGCAGGCGCACCTTCTCCGCTTCGCTGCGGGCATGGGCGGCCGCCACCTTGGCATACTCGGCTCTTACATCATCGACATAGCCCTGCCGCGTTTCCGGCGAGAGCAGTGCCGAGACGACGCCGACGGCGCGGCTCGCATCGGTCACATAGACCGCCTGGCCCTTGTTGTAGCCCGGATGGATCTTCACGGCCGTATGCACGCGGCTGGTCGTGGCACCACCGATCAGTAGCGGGATTTCAAAGCCTTGCCGCTCCATCTCGGCCGCGACGTGCACCATCTCGTCGAGCGATGGCGTGATCAGCCCGGAAAGGCCGATGATATCAACCTTTTCGGCGATCGCCGTTTCCAGGATCTTCGTCGCCGGCACCATGACGCCGAGGTCGACGATCTCGTAATTGTTGCAGGCGAGCACGACGCCGACGATGTTCTTGCCGATATCGTGCACGTCACCCTTGACCGTCGCCATCAGGATCTTGCCGGCCGATTGCCGTTCCTCGCCGCCGTTGAGGCGCTTTTCCTCTTCCATGTAGGGAAGAAGCACGGCAACGGCCTGCTTCATGACGCGGGCAGATTTCACGACCTGCGGCAGGAACATCTTACCCGAGCCGAAAAGATCTCCGACGACGTTCATGCCGGCCATCAGCGGCCCTTCGATGACGTGCAGCGGCCGGGCGGCCTGCTGGCGCGCCTCCTCCGTATCGGCTTCGATATATTCAGTGATGCCGTTGACGAGCGCATGTTCGAGACGCTTCTCGACGCTCCATTCACGCCAGGAGAGATCCTGGACACGGCCTTCCCGGGCACCCGCACCACGGAAACGCTCAGCCACTTCGAGCAGACGTTCGGTGCTGTCGGGGCGACGGTTGAGCACCACATCTTCGCAGGCCTCGCGCAACTCAGGGTCGATGTTGTCGTAGACGGCGAGCTGGCCGGCATTGACGATGCCCATGTCCATGCCCGCCTGAATGGCGTGGTAGAGGAACACTGCGTGCATCGCTTCGCGCACAGGCTCATTGCCGCGGAACGAGAAGGACAGGTTCGAGACGCCGCCGGAAATATGCACGAGCGGCATGCGCTGACGGATCGTCCGCGTCGCCTCGATGAAGTCGACGCCGTAATTATTGTGCTCTTCGATGCCGGTCGCGACCGCGAAGATGTTCGGGTCGAAGATGATGTCCTCGGGCGGGAAGCCGATCTTTTCCGTCAACAGCTTATAGGCGCGCGTGCAGATCTCGACCTTGCGGTTGTAATTGTCGGCCTGCCCCGTCTCGTCGAAAGCCATGACGACGACAGCAGCGCCGTAATTGTGCAGCAGCCGCGCCTGGGCGAGGAAATTCTCCTCGCCTTCCTTCAGCGAGATCGAATTGACGATCGGCTTGCCCTGCACCCGCTTCAGGCCGGATTCGATGATCGAGAATTTCGACGAGTCGATCATCACGGGCACGCGGGCGATATCAGGCTCGGCGGCGATCAGGTTGAGGAACTCGACCATCGCCTTTTCGGAATCGATCAGGCCCTCGTCCATGTTGATGTCGATCACCTGCGCACCGTTCTCGACCTGGTCGCGGGCGACATCGAGCGCCGTGGTGTAATCGGCATTGGTGATCAGCTTGCGGAACTTCGCCGAGCCGGTGACGTTGGTGCGCTCGCCGACGTTGACGAAGGGAATGTCCTTGGTCAGCTCGAAGGGTTCGAGGCCAGACAGCGACATGAAGGGGCGATGCTCCGGAATCGGACGCGGCTTGTATTTCGCGACGGTCTCGGCGATCGCCCTTATATGTTCGGGCGTCGAGCCGCAGCAGCCGCCGACGATATTGACCAGGCCCTCGCGCGCGAAGCTGTCGATCTGGGCGGCCATCAGCTCCGGCGTTTCGTCATACTGGCCGAACTCGTTCGGCAGGCCGGCATTCGGATAGGCGCAGATGAAGGTGTCGGCGACGCCTGAAAGCTCCTGCAGATGCGGGCGCATCGCGTTAGCCCCGAGGGCGCAGTTGAGGCCGATCGTGAAGGGATTAGCGTGGCGCACCGAGTTCCAGAAGGCCGATGGGGTCTGGCCGGAGAGCGTGCGGCCGGAAAGGTCGGTGATCGTGCCGGAGATCATCACCGGCAGGCGTACGCCCTTGGCTTCGAAGCGCTCCTCGCAGGCGAAGATCGCTGCCTTGGCGTTCAGCGTGTCGAAGATCGTCTCGATGAGGATGATATCGGCGCCGCCGTCGATGAGACCGTCGATCTGTTCGCCATAGGCGTCACGCAGATCGTCGAAAGTGACTGCGCGGAAACCCGGATTGTTGACGTCGGGCGAAATCGAGGCGGTGCGGTTGGTCGGCCCGATGGCGCCGGCGACGAAGCGGCGGCGGCCGTCCTCGCGCTCGGCGCGGACAGCCGCGCGGCGCACGATCTCGGCACCTTCCTTGTTCAGCGCATAGACCTCGCCTTCCATCCGGTAATCGGCCTGCGCGATGCGGGTCGAGGAGAAGGTGTTGGTCTCGAGAATATCGGCGCCAGCCTTGGCGTATTTATAATGGATCTCTTCGATCGCATCCGGCTGACTGAGGATCAGAAGGTCGTTGTTGCCCTTCTGGTGGCAGGCGCAGCCGATGAAGCGCGTACCGCGAAACTGGTCTTCATCGTAGCCCAGCCCCTGGATCTGCGTGCCCATGGCGCCGTCGAGAACAAGGATGCGCTCGCTCGCGGCTTTTTTCAAAGCTGCGAAAACTTCACTGCCGTCGCGCTTGCCCCCTTCGGGACCAAAGAGATTGTCGAACACGGGAGGGCTCCTTGACGTCGTAAGACCAGACAGTCCAAATCACATAAAGATATCTTTATGTCAATATATGCCTGTCGATTTCGTAGTTTTCAAGCCCGTAACGCCGGATGTATTTTCGGACACGCAAAGGACGCTCTACGCTTTCAATCCTCGTATTGTGCCTTCAGAAAATCGGTTCCTGATTTTCGCGCCGATGCGCTAACCGGATGACAGACTCGCGCGACCTCTATATACGCGTTTGCGACATAGTGCGCACGAAATCGGAGGAGTATCATGGCACCCGCAACCGGCAACGCCGCACTCGGAAACTGGACGGGCCGCGCCTATCATCGCGGCTGGCTGCTCGCCCAGGCAAACGGCCTCTTCGATTTCTTCCAGCACAAGTCGATCAATCCCAAGGGCGGCTTTTACGATCTCGACGATACCGGCTGGCCGCTTGACGCCGAGGGCCAGGTTCGCAGCATCCATATCGCGGCGCGCGCGGTACATTGTTTCTCGATCGGCGCCCTACTCGGCCGTCCCGGCGCCTCCGACGTCGTCGACCACGGCATGGACTATCTCTGGAACCATCACCGCGACCGTAAAAACGGCGGCTATTTCTGGTCGCTCAACAATGCCGGTCCCGTCGATTCCAACAAGCAGGGCTATGGCCATGCCTTCGTTCTCTTGGCCGCCTCATCCGCCAAGACGATCGGCCATCCGCTGGCTGACGGCATGCTCGCCGATATCACGGAGATCCTGAACACGAAGTTCTGGGAGCCGCAAAACGGGGCGATCGCCGAGGAATTCACCGCCGACTGGCAGCCGCTCGACGGCGGCGCCTATCGCGGCCAGAATTCCAATATGCACCTGACCGAAGCGCTGATGGCAGCCTTCGAAGTCTCCGGCGACAGGCAATACCTGGCAAAGGCCGAAAGCATCGCCGATCTCGTCATTCGCCGCTCGGCCGGTTCGGTCGACTGGCGCGTCGCCGAACATTTCGATGCCGAATGGAACCTCGATAAGGATTACTATCATCCGAACGAAATGTTCCGCCCGGCCGGCACGACACCCGGCCATTGGCTGGAATGGGCTCGCCTCATCCTGCAGCTCTGGGCGCTCGGCGGCAAACGCATCGCATGGATGCCGGATGCAGCGAAAGCCCTTTTCGAGCAATCCATGGCGCTCGGCTGGGACAACGACAAGGGCGGCTTCTATTACACGCTCGACTGGGCGGACAAGCCCGCCAAGCGCAACAAGCTCTGGTGGCCGGCCTGCGAAGGCGCCGCTGCCGCGCACTTCCTCAACGAACACCTGCCGAGCGACTATCACGAGGAATGCTACCGCAAGATCTGGAACGTTATCGAGCGCGCCTTCATCGACCACAAGAACGGCGGCTGGCACGAGGAACTGACGGAGGATCTCGTTCCCTCCCACTCGCTCTTCCCCGGCAAGGGCGATATCTACCACGCCCTGCAGGCCTGCCTGATCCCACTCTTCCCGGCGACGGGCAGCCTGACGAAGGGGATACTCGAAGCCGGCGGCAGGCTCTGAGGCGAAAGCCTCAGCAGCCCTGTGCCGATTTTGCGTTTACAGCTACCTCTCGAACTGGCGCGCTTCTCGATTTGCTTCATTGAGGTCGTTTCGCACGCGATCCTGATCGTCACGTATGTCGCTGAGTTCCTTTTCGAGATCTTGAACCTTCCAGTAATTCAAAAGTGAACTGTCTTCCGCAGGATCTTTCTTCATTTTTTCCTTTAATTCTTCAAGCTCCTCTTCTTTGCGTTTGTAGTCGTCTTCGAGCCACCACAGTTTCAATCTAAGCGAATACTGGCGATAGCCGACCTCGTGACCACGCAGGAACTGAGCCTCCGTCTTAGGCGGGCACAGACCGTTATAGCTGTGTCCATGCTGTCCTTCCCAAAGCCCGCTCCACGCTGTGCAATAACGCAACAGACCTTTCTTGTAGCCCTGATTCCAAAGGCTGAGGTTCGGCACGACCTTTACTCGTTTG from Rhizobium sp. Pop5 includes these protein-coding regions:
- a CDS encoding GntR family transcriptional regulator, with the translated sequence MSDDLATILSLERLQAAGTGPLYVKLRRTLEEAVRTGTLGHGDALPPERDIAEFAAVSRVTVRKAIDELVADGLLVRRHGSGTFVAKPVSKVEQRLSQLTSFTEDMARRGMSSRSEWLHKGIHTPSPDEMMILGLAADVKVSRLSRLRIADDQPLAIENASVSGEFLPDPSAVTNSLYAELERRQVRPVRAVQRISATNMKEADAQLLGVSVGAAGLSIERISYLGSGRAVEFTRSLYRGDAYDFVAELTIGAT
- a CDS encoding type II toxin-antitoxin system Phd/YefM family antitoxin, yielding MQVTIHAAKTNLSKLIDAALSGEEVVIAKGRKPVVKIIPIVQSSFKIGLLKGQVAGNGPDFFEPMDEGDLAAWEGIE
- a CDS encoding DUF2799 domain-containing protein encodes the protein MLRLFSIIAAIGISLFLTSCYTISKKDCLAGDWKGIGFTDGFNGYQPQERFEGHIKSCKRVKVVPNLSLWNQGYKKGLLRYCTAWSGLWEGQHGHSYNGLCPPKTEAQFLRGHEVGYRQYSLRLKLWWLEDDYKRKEEELEELKEKMKKDPAEDSSLLNYWKVQDLEKELSDIRDDQDRVRNDLNEANREARQFER
- the metH gene encoding methionine synthase encodes the protein MFDNLFGPEGGKRDGSEVFAALKKAASERILVLDGAMGTQIQGLGYDEDQFRGTRFIGCACHQKGNNDLLILSQPDAIEEIHYKYAKAGADILETNTFSSTRIAQADYRMEGEVYALNKEGAEIVRRAAVRAEREDGRRRFVAGAIGPTNRTASISPDVNNPGFRAVTFDDLRDAYGEQIDGLIDGGADIILIETIFDTLNAKAAIFACEERFEAKGVRLPVMISGTITDLSGRTLSGQTPSAFWNSVRHANPFTIGLNCALGANAMRPHLQELSGVADTFICAYPNAGLPNEFGQYDETPELMAAQIDSFAREGLVNIVGGCCGSTPEHIRAIAETVAKYKPRPIPEHRPFMSLSGLEPFELTKDIPFVNVGERTNVTGSAKFRKLITNADYTTALDVARDQVENGAQVIDINMDEGLIDSEKAMVEFLNLIAAEPDIARVPVMIDSSKFSIIESGLKRVQGKPIVNSISLKEGEENFLAQARLLHNYGAAVVVMAFDETGQADNYNRKVEICTRAYKLLTEKIGFPPEDIIFDPNIFAVATGIEEHNNYGVDFIEATRTIRQRMPLVHISGGVSNLSFSFRGNEPVREAMHAVFLYHAIQAGMDMGIVNAGQLAVYDNIDPELREACEDVVLNRRPDSTERLLEVAERFRGAGAREGRVQDLSWREWSVEKRLEHALVNGITEYIEADTEEARQQAARPLHVIEGPLMAGMNVVGDLFGSGKMFLPQVVKSARVMKQAVAVLLPYMEEEKRLNGGEERQSAGKILMATVKGDVHDIGKNIVGVVLACNNYEIVDLGVMVPATKILETAIAEKVDIIGLSGLITPSLDEMVHVAAEMERQGFEIPLLIGGATTSRVHTAVKIHPGYNKGQAVYVTDASRAVGVVSALLSPETRQGYVDDVRAEYAKVAAAHARSEAEKVRLPLARARENAHKTDWPAYQPTKPQFFGTRVFEDYDLAELARYIDWTPFFQTWELRGRFPAILEDEKQGEAARALWADAQAMLKKIIDEKWFRPRAVIGFWPAGAVGDDIRLFTDESRKQELATFYTLRQQLSKRDGRANVALSDFVAPVASGVQDYVGGFVVTSGIEEIAIAERFERSNDDYSSILVKALADRFAEAFAERMHEQVRREHWGYAKDETLSNEELITEAYAGIRPAPGYPAQPDHTEKATLFKLLDAEKAAGVKLTESYAMWPGSSVSGLYIGHPDSYYFGVAKVERDQVEDYAKRKGMEISEVERWLGPVLNYVPRKADEEIEDAA
- a CDS encoding type II toxin-antitoxin system VapC family toxin, with amino-acid sequence MNSLLLDTHAWAWSLTGDKRLSGKAVALIEKAENILVSPISLFEIGQKVRLGKWPEMEPFIGRLSELLQDQGGVAAALTPEICLSAAMMDWAHRDPFDRFLAATAMQNGIPIISADAIFDELAGNQHWIARFW
- a CDS encoding AGE family epimerase/isomerase — its product is MAPATGNAALGNWTGRAYHRGWLLAQANGLFDFFQHKSINPKGGFYDLDDTGWPLDAEGQVRSIHIAARAVHCFSIGALLGRPGASDVVDHGMDYLWNHHRDRKNGGYFWSLNNAGPVDSNKQGYGHAFVLLAASSAKTIGHPLADGMLADITEILNTKFWEPQNGAIAEEFTADWQPLDGGAYRGQNSNMHLTEALMAAFEVSGDRQYLAKAESIADLVIRRSAGSVDWRVAEHFDAEWNLDKDYYHPNEMFRPAGTTPGHWLEWARLILQLWALGGKRIAWMPDAAKALFEQSMALGWDNDKGGFYYTLDWADKPAKRNKLWWPACEGAAAAHFLNEHLPSDYHEECYRKIWNVIERAFIDHKNGGWHEELTEDLVPSHSLFPGKGDIYHALQACLIPLFPATGSLTKGILEAGGRL
- a CDS encoding BadF/BadG/BcrA/BcrD ATPase family protein, with the protein product MTELAIGIDGGGTSCRAAVADRNGKVIGRGKAGPANILSDLENSLLNIVESAREALRDAGLEADAVSSAVSVVGVAGANVTDYGRRIERALPFAAGRVVTDALISLQGALGDADGIVGAFGTGSVYNARRDGRLKGIGGWGFVVGDQASGARLGRDLMERALLAYDGVRLGSPITEAVMAEYGNDPERIAEFAHSARPNDFARYAPMVFKHAGEGDAVAAGIVRDATTAIGESLDALLWPECPSICLLGGLAQAYEPWLSDCYRALLAKPKNDALHGAVELAIKLLNDQQRGAA